One Spinacia oleracea cultivar Varoflay chromosome 4, BTI_SOV_V1, whole genome shotgun sequence DNA segment encodes these proteins:
- the LOC110797576 gene encoding uncharacterized protein, giving the protein MGYIPGEGLGRDGKGMKHPIPIMEKQNRYGLGYDPSKDRHVIKKPSLTLNGQFVLQHDTEPYYEFPKPWYDPVKKQRLPGLEIFFAEARDEELIKKWLYKEPKPKENIDWIEYLKQGVLRQLFTNFGNEGNLDPMALTLPVNTRIEREGNVHLKNKEAYIPPVLGDQIPKHLSNPHLTHSSASEGYETNSSSSSQSSHHTQSYYSENEDLECVNKPKYICMQEVNFDHNELSDNESFDEPKSCMMPIEESIVVNIGTDSSVKEVKIGSSLSPEEQTAFIALLREYVDVFAWSYADMPGVDRNIAEHRIPLYPNSKPKQQKLRRMKPEVSLKVKEEIQKQLDANFIKPIKHREWLANIVVVPKKDGRVIVCIDFRDLNAASPKDYFPLPHIDVLVDSTAGHAMFSFMDGFSGYNQILMAEDDMPKTSFITPWGTFCYQAMPFGLKNAGATYQRAATTILHDLIHDTVELYVDDMIVKSHDRGEHISALKSFFDRIRKYNLRLNPQKCIFGVTSGKLLGFIVSKDGIKVDSDKVKAIQELPPPRTEKEIRGFLGRIQYISRFISQLSTRCEPIFKLLRKNVPKKWNEECQASFDSMKEYLSNPPVLMPPKPGEPLILYLTVTETAMGALLAQYQEGTKREIAIYYLSKKFLDYETRYNPLEKACIALIYATKKLRHYLQAHTTFLISRLDPIKYIFERPILTERFARWHAMLSEFDIQCVKQKSVKGRAISEALVDGPISGDEVDDDFPDEHLLNIGISRWKMYFDGASNRRGNGAGVLLVDPYGTHIPFAVKLSFSTTNNTAEYEACIYGVKAALAAGAKYLTIYGDSNLIISQTIGVWRVRDERLQMYTEYLQQFIPYFEDIDFKHLLREQNSFTDALANLAVNLTWENNVKIRAVTIEENDSPVVNLEHMIAALTLQDDKDAWYADIKKFLITGQYPEESHKKDQLAIRRLAAHFVILKDRLYRKGFDGTLQLCIDGEEIQKIMGEIHGGECGPHMIGRMLARKILRAGYYWTTLESDYVHFVRTCKKCQFFANLNHMPPTSLHNLTSPWPFSSWGIDIIGQIHPKASNGHQYILVAIDYFSKWIEAASYAKLGAKQVSKFVINNIICRYGVPFEIMSDNGSHFEGHLKETLEKYKVRHHQSSPYRPQTNGAVEAANKTIRTIIAKMTEKTREWPDKLPYALWGYRISIRTPTRTTPYSLVYGMEPVLPVEIEIQSLRVMNESEISEDQWFKVRYDELALADERRLEALNNIQLYQRRIARAFNKRVRDRGIREGDLVLKENRAPIHDPRGKFKPNWSGPFLVKHITSAGAVKLVDLNGDEFLHFTNLDQLKKYYV; this is encoded by the coding sequence ATGGGATATATCCCAGGCGAAGGTTTAGGTCGTGACGGCAAAGGCATGAAACATCCAATCCCCATTATGGAGAAGCAAAATCGCTATGGTTTGGGGTATGATCCAAGCAAGGACCGCCACGTCATTAAGAAACCATCTCTCACATTGAATGGGCAATTTGTATTACAACACGATACCGAGCCCTACTACGAATTTCCTAAACCATGGTATGACCCAGTTAAGAAGCAGAGACTTCCAGGACTAGAAATCTTCTTTGCTGAAGCTAGAGATGAGGAATTAATCAAAAAATGGTTATACAAGGAACCTAAGCCTAAAGAGAACATTGATTGGATCGAATATTTGAAGCAAGGAGTTTTGAGGCAATTATTTACGAACTTTGGAAATGAAGGAAATCTTGATCCAATGGCGCTTACTCTACCGGTTAATACAAGGATTGAGCGTGAAGGCAATGTCCACCTCAAGAACAAAGAAGCTTACATTCCACCCGTTTTAGGTGATCAAATCCCCAAGCATCTTTCAAATCCACACCTTACCCACTCCTCCGCCTCGGAAGGTTACGAAACTAATAGTTCATCGTCTAGCCAATCATCCCATCATACCCAGTCTTATTATTCTGAAAATGAAGACCTTGAGTGTGTTAATAAACCTAAATATATTTGCATGCAAGAAGTTAATTTTGATCATAATGAATTATCTGATAATGAATCTTTCGATGAGCCTAAGTCATGCATGATGCCCATAGAAGAGTCAATAGTTGTAAACATTGGCACTGATAGTAGTGTAAAAGAAGTAAAAATAGGATCCTCACTTTCCCCTGAGGAACAAACTGCATTCATTGCATTGCTTAGGGAGTACGTAGATGTATTTGCATGGTCATATGCAGATATGCCAGGTGTTGACCGTAACATTGCCGAACATCGCATTCCTCTTTATCCCAACAGCAAGCCGAAGCAACAAAAGCTCCGAAGGATGAAACCGGAAGTTAGTCTAAAAGTCAAAGAAGAAATCCAGAAACAACTCGACGCCAATTTTATTAAACCAATCAAACACCGTGAATGGTTGGCTAACATAGTGGTAGTTCCCAAAAAAGACGGAAGGGTCATAGTATGTATCGACTTCAGGGATCTAAACGCTGCATCACCAAAAGATTACTTCCCTTTGCCTCACATTGACGTACTGGTGGATAGTACCGCGGGGCACGCCATGTTCTCATTTATGGACGGATTCTCGGGCTATAatcaaatactcatggcagaagacgATATGCCAAAGACGTCATTCATCACCCCATGGGGAACATTTTGTTACCAAGCaatgccgttcggtttaaaaaaCGCAGGGGCCACTTATCAACGAGCTGCAACAACAATTCTACATGACCTTATTCATGATACGGTTGAATTATACGTGGATGATATGATTGTCAAAAGCCACGATCGAGGCGAGCACATAAGTGCATTAAAGTCATTTTTTGACAGGAttagaaaatataatttgagATTGAATCCTCAAAAATGCATATTCGGAGTTACTTCTGGAAAACTATTGGGCTTTATTGTCAGCAAAGATGGGATCAAAGTCGATTCCGATAAAGTGAAAGCCATTCAAGAACTTCCTCCACCAAGAACGGAAAAAGAAATTCGGGGATTCCTAGGAAGAATTCAATACATTAGCAGGTTCATATCGCAACTGAGCACTCGATGCGAACCGATTTTCAAGCTGTTGAGGAAAAATGTTCCAAAAAAGTGGAATGAAGAATGCCAAGCCTCATTTGACTCAATGAAGGAATATCTCTCTAATCCTCCAGTATTAATGCCACCCAAGCCGGGAGAGCCTTTGATTTTATATCTCACAGTCACAGAAACTGCCATGGGAGCGTTATTGGCTCAATACCAAGAAGGCACCAAAAGAGAAATTGCCATCTACTACCTCAGCAAAAAGTTTTTGGATTATGAAACCAGATACAATCCTTTAGAAAAAGCTTGCATCGCCCTCATATATGCCACTAAGAAGCTACGACATTATCTACAGGCTCATACAACTTTCCTTATCTCAAGACTAGATCCTATCAAGTACATTTTTGAGAGACCAATTCTCACTGAGAGGTTCGCGAGATGGCATGCAATGCTTTCAGAATTTGATATTCAATGTGTAAAGCAGAAATCCGTTAAAGGAAGGGCGATATCCGAAGCATTGGTTGATGGACCAATCTCAGGAGATGAAGTTGATGACGATTTTCCGGATGAACATTTACTCAACATTGGGATATCTAGGTGGAAAATGTACTTTGACGGAGCATCTAATAGAAGGGGAAATGGCGCGGGTGTTCTGCTCGTTGATCCTTATGGAACTCATATCCCTTTTGCTGTGAAACTGAGTTTTTCAACGACTAATAACACGGCGGAGTACGAAGCCTGCATTTATGGAGTAAAGGCAGCCTTAGCGGCAGGGGCAAAATACCTCACAATATATGGAGATTCTAACCTCATTATCTCTCAAACAATTGGAGTATGGAGAGTCCGAGATGAGAGATTGCAGATGTATACCGAGTATCTTCAACAGTTCATTCCGTACTTCGAAGATATTGACTTCAAGCATCTTCTCCGAGAGCAAAACAGTTTTACGGATGCGCTAGCGAACTTAGCGGTGAATTTAACATGGGAAAACAACGTAAAAATTCGAGCTGTGACTATTGAGGAAAATGATTCACCGGTAGTCAATCTTGAACATATGATTGCTGCATTGACTTTGCAAGATGATAAAGATGCCTGGTATGCTGATATTAAAAAATTTCTAATCACCGGTCAATATCCTGAAGAGAGCCATAAAAAAGACCAACTGGCAATCCGGCGATTGGCAGCTCACTTTGTAATACTAAAAGATAGATTGTACCGCAAGGGTTTTGATGGAACTCTACAATTGTGTATTGACGGAGAAGAAATACAAAAGATCATGGGAGAAATCCATGGTGGTGAATGTGGTCCGCACATGATTGGCAGGATGCTAGCTCGAAAAATCTTGCGAGCAGGTTATTATTGGACCACTTTAGAAAGCGATTATGTCCATTTTGTGAGGACTTGCAAGAAATGTCAATTTTTCGCAAATCTCAATCACATGCCACCTACCTCATTACATAATCTCACTTCCCCATGGCCGTTTTCAAgttggggtatagatataatcggacAAATTCACCCAAAAGCCTCGAACGGGCATCAATACATTCTGGTTGCTATTGACTATTTCTCGAAATGGATTGAAGCCGCGTCATATGCAAAGCTAGGGGCAAAGCAAGTCTCCAAGTTTGTGATCAACAACATAATATGTCGTTACGGAGTGCCTTTTGAAATTATGTCTGACAACGGCTCTCACTTCGAAGGGCACTTAAAAGAAACTCTTGAGAAATATAAGGTCAGACATCATCAGTCTTCCCCTTATCGTCCTCAGACCAATGGAGCAGTTGAAGCCGCCAACAAAACCATTCGAACGATAATTGCAAAAATGACCGAGAAAACCCGGGAATGGCCTGACAAATTGCCATATGCCCTTTGGGGGTATAGAATTTCTATTCGGACTCCGACAAGGACTACTCCGTATTCTCTAGTATATGGAATGGAACCTGTCCTTCCCGTCGAAATCGAAATTCAATCACTCCGGGTTATGAATGAAAGCGAGATATCCGAAGATCAATGGTTCAAGGTTCGGTACGACGAACTGGCCCTAGCAGACGAACGAAGATTGGAAGCCCTAAACAACATCCAACTTTATCAACGACGTATCGCGCGAGCTTTCAATAAAAGAGTGCGAGATAGGGGCATTCGAGAAGGAGATTTGGTCTTGAAAGAGAATCGGGCTCCAATACATGATCCTCGTGGGAAATTTAAGCCTAACTGGTCAGGCCCATTTCTGGTCAAACACATCACCTCAGCAGGGGCAGTGAAACTGGTTGATCTTAACGGCGACGAATTCCTCCATTTTACCAACCTTGACCAGCTTAAGAAATATTACGTCTAG